ATTCATTTGCTTGCTTTTCTTACCTTTATATGTATTGGTCGTGCATACGTTGAAGATTggataaaacaaattaaattagagtttaTTCATGGAAATCCCTTTACTGCAAAGTTAATTTGCTGAACAAGTGTTTTTGTTTGGATCACTGTTTTGTACTTCATGTAAACAGCTCtttggtttttaaattttgatatgtaCCTGTTGTGTGTGTACTGTTAAAGTGATCATGCATTATGTCTCTCTGTCTTAGCTTAATATTTATTGGCGATGCATCATTCTAAATTGGATATGCAGTATGAATAAAATACATGAAATGAAGGTATTTGTTATCATGTTATAAGTCCTTGAAACATGGAAAGATAAGTAGTTAATTGATACAgtaattactttttctttatGTGTACATTGATTACCTATGGAAAAAGGGGACCATTAATtaacactttatttttttttcaaatgcttAATTGAAGGTGGTTGATTCTGCAACCGAACACAGGAAAActgtgaagaattttttttgtatacatGTAAAGCATTTTGTAACTCAGAAATGTTTTGAATTGTAAAACATTCGATGGCGTTCATTTATTGTCAATGAAACAATCTAGCTGAGGTGTTTAGttgtctaattttattttatattaaagacaTACCCTTCTTCTTAGTCTACTTTTTGTGTTGTTGGATTTAGATGGATCTGCAGGACTTCCAGTTGGAATGTCAACTTGGCGTGAACCTAAAGTAGAAAACAGTACACATTCTGGTATTGTGGATAAAAATCCATCACAAGAAATTGGTTTTAATCATTCCAAAGAGGGGTCATGCCCAAGTGTTGCTGAGACCAAAAAACCCAGATGCCAAATTCATGCTGATGAAGTGGACACAAATTCTGTGTCTAATGTTATGCAACCTGAGGCAGATATGTCCAATTCGGCTCTGAAATCTGGGTACAGCTTTACGAAGATTGATCAAATTTCTTCTGCTGTTCCACTTGGTCTTGATGAATTCAAGAGCAGAGTGTTTAGCTCTAAAGGTAAATCCGGCACTGGTAATCATGGAGGAATAAAACATAGACTGGAGCCTGGGGGTACTGAGTACAATTATGCTTCTGCTTCAAAAGGAGCAAAGGTATTGGCTTATAACAAGGAAGCAAAAGGTGCTGCAAATATCCTAAGCAGAGATAAGGATAAGTATCTTAGAAACCCATGTTCTGCAGAAGAGAAGTTTGTTGTTATAGAACTTTCTGAAGAAATATTAGTGGAGTCATTTGAAATTGCCAATTTTGAGCACCACTCTTCtaatttgaaagaatttgagCTTCTTGGAAGTTTAGTTTATCCTCCTGGCACATGGATCAATCTTGGCAAAGGGAAATTTACTGCTGCAAATGTGAAGCTTGCACAGAGATTACCAATTAAAGAGCCGAAATGGGTTAGATATTTGAAGTTGAATCTTTTGAGCCATTATGGCTCAGAATTTTACTGTACATTGAGTGTTATTGAAGTTTATGGGGTGGATGCAATTGAACGAACACTGGAGGATTTGTTCTCTGTTCAAGATGATGTGTTTTTACCCGACGATAAAACTGCTTACCACAAACTTCCATCCTCTCTACAAGAGTCCTTGCAGAGTGATGATCTTGATCAAGATCTGTACAAAGAACTGGAATCTGACTCTTCAGGAGAACACTTAGATGTGATGCATGAAGTGAAGAAAAATACTGTGCCTGATCCAGTTGAAGAAATTCGCCTTCAAGTTGGCAGGTTGCCTGCAGATACTGTTCTTAAAATACTGATGCAGAAAGTACATTTGCTAGACTTAAATTTATCTGTTTTGGAACGATACCTtgaagaattaaatttaagatatggTGATATATTTAAAGAGTTTGATGAAGATTTAGGAGGGAAAGACAAACTTGTGGAGAAGATTAGATCAGACATAAGGAATCTCTTCAACAGCCAAGAGGCCATTGTATGTGATCTTTTCTCTGTTAATGCttaactttttctttaatttgggTATTACCCATTGAACAATTGTATTATGTCTTCTTGCACTTTGCAGGCTAAAGATGTTGATGATCTTAGTTTTTGGAAATACCTTGTTTCCATGCAATTGGAAACTTTACTTAGAGAAAATATCGTTCTCAGGTTCCTCTCATACCTTACTAAATTTTCCCTAAATGTCCtcaatatcataatttatttaataagcaTGCTGTGCACTCaaggaaataacaaaaatttctgGAGTTCAATAcagttaaatataaattttgggcATGTCTTTGGACAACTGGAAATGTTATGGAATGAATATATGATATGTGGACTTCAAATATATaccttcctttcttttcttactCAATTGATAAGTATTTTAATCATGTAATGAAAGTTTGCTTGTGAGCAATAAATAGAATTCTACGGGTGAAGATTCTAAAATTGGAAATCTAGTGAAAATCGCAAATGTGGTATTCAATAAAATGTGTGATCTGCTCTGTATCATA
This is a stretch of genomic DNA from Mangifera indica cultivar Alphonso chromosome 11, CATAS_Mindica_2.1, whole genome shotgun sequence. It encodes these proteins:
- the LOC123229900 gene encoding SUN domain-containing protein 4 isoform X1 gives rise to the protein MQRSRRALLERRAVEKASGGRKWNRVYQVSLSLVFVLWGLVLLLSLWISRGNDYRDGSAGLPVGMSTWREPKVENSTHSGIVDKNPSQEIGFNHSKEGSCPSVAETKKPRCQIHADEVDTNSVSNVMQPEADMSNSALKSGYSFTKIDQISSAVPLGLDEFKSRVFSSKGKSGTGNHGGIKHRLEPGGTEYNYASASKGAKVLAYNKEAKGAANILSRDKDKYLRNPCSAEEKFVVIELSEEILVESFEIANFEHHSSNLKEFELLGSLVYPPGTWINLGKGKFTAANVKLAQRLPIKEPKWVRYLKLNLLSHYGSEFYCTLSVIEVYGVDAIERTLEDLFSVQDDVFLPDDKTAYHKLPSSLQESLQSDDLDQDLYKELESDSSGEHLDVMHEVKKNTVPDPVEEIRLQVGRLPADTVLKILMQKVHLLDLNLSVLERYLEELNLRYGDIFKEFDEDLGGKDKLVEKIRSDIRNLFNSQEAIAKDVDDLSFWKYLVSMQLETLLRENIVLRSNVEQVKENQVSLEKKGIIVFVICIIFGFFALVRLLVDIMLSVILVSSVQTTEKSGKFCQMNLSWLFLLVSSSITILILSL
- the LOC123229900 gene encoding SUN domain-containing protein 4 isoform X2 → MSTWREPKVENSTHSGIVDKNPSQEIGFNHSKEGSCPSVAETKKPRCQIHADEVDTNSVSNVMQPEADMSNSALKSGYSFTKIDQISSAVPLGLDEFKSRVFSSKGKSGTGNHGGIKHRLEPGGTEYNYASASKGAKVLAYNKEAKGAANILSRDKDKYLRNPCSAEEKFVVIELSEEILVESFEIANFEHHSSNLKEFELLGSLVYPPGTWINLGKGKFTAANVKLAQRLPIKEPKWVRYLKLNLLSHYGSEFYCTLSVIEVYGVDAIERTLEDLFSVQDDVFLPDDKTAYHKLPSSLQESLQSDDLDQDLYKELESDSSGEHLDVMHEVKKNTVPDPVEEIRLQVGRLPADTVLKILMQKVHLLDLNLSVLERYLEELNLRYGDIFKEFDEDLGGKDKLVEKIRSDIRNLFNSQEAIAKDVDDLSFWKYLVSMQLETLLRENIVLRSNVEQVKENQVSLEKKGIIVFVICIIFGFFALVRLLVDIMLSVILVSSVQTTEKSGKFCQMNLSWLFLLVSSSITILILSL